In one Mauremys mutica isolate MM-2020 ecotype Southern chromosome 3, ASM2049712v1, whole genome shotgun sequence genomic region, the following are encoded:
- the MTO1 gene encoding protein MTO1 homolog, mitochondrial: MFLLRRRRRALPPAPLPCRRRAGSDGTAPRWDVLVIGGGHAGTEAAAAAARSGARTLLVTHKADTIGQMSCNPSFGGIGKGHLMREVDALDGLCARTCDQSGVHYKVLNRCKGPAVWGLRAQIDRKLYKENMQKEILNTPLLTVHEASVEDLLLMEPEPDRPGKCQVSGVILGDGSKVHAGSVVLTTGTFLRGMVFIGLKMHPAGRLGDQPSIGLAQTLEKLGFAVGRLKTGTPPRLAKDSIDFSILERHMADNPPVPFSFLSEAVWIKPEDQLSCYRTLTNAKVDQIIHNNLHLNSHVRETTRGPRYCPSLESKVLRFPNRIHQLWLEPEGLDSNIIYPQGMSMTLPPELQEQVIACIRGLEKAKMVQPGYGVQYDFLDPRQLSASLESRLVQRLFFAGQINGTTGYEEAAAQGVIAGINAGLRVSGKPPFIISRTEGYIGVLIDDLTTLGTNEPYRMFTSRVEFRMSLRPDNADSRLTLRGFEEAGCVSQQRYAQTSRLKAALEEAIAVLKSLQFTTTKWSRLVPEAPISTSRSSLTSALDILQYPEVTMELLARAIPEPLRKFAEWRELAERLKIEAVYEWHVASQQQEIEEVRRDEALQLPEDLDYFAIDASLSKEVREKLDSNRPQTIGAVSRIPGITPAAIVNLLRFVKTNQQRTEHIKHSRIGRASPEGNTFGKSTFQSSSLSCAS; this comes from the exons ATGTTCCtgctccgccgccgccgccgcgcgctgccgcccgccccgctgcccTGTCGCCGGCGCGCGGGGAGCGACGGCACCGCGCCTCGCTGGGACGTGCTCGTTATCGGCGGGGGCCACGCCGGgacggaggcggcggcggcggcggctcggagcggggcccGGACGCTGCTCGTCACGCACAAGGCCGACACCATCG GGCAAATGTCATGTAACCCTTCCTTTGGTGGCATTGGAAAGGGGCATCTCATGAGAGAGGTAGATGCCCTGGACGGGCTGTGTGCTCGGACCTGTGATCAGTCTGGAGTTCATTACAAGGTGCTAAACCGGTGTAAGGGTCCTGCTGTGTGGGGTCTCCGAGCCCAGATTGATAGGAAACTCTATAAAGAAAACATGCAG AAAGAAATCCTTAACACTCCACTGCTGACTGTTCATGAGGCATCTGTGGAGGATCTTCTCCTGATGGAACCAGAGCCAGACCGTCCTGGGAAATGCCAAGTCAGTGGGGTCATTCTAG GGGATGGAAGCAAAGTCCACGCTGGGAGTGTCGTCCTGACTACAGGCACGTTTCTGAGGGGGATGGTCTTCATCGGCTTAAAGATGCATCCCGCTGGACGATTAGGGGATCAGCCTTCCATTGGGCTGGCTCAGACCTTGGAGAAACTGGGATTTGCTGTGGGAAGGCTGAAGACTGGGACCCCACCTCGACTGGCCAAagactctattgacttcagcattCTGGAGAGACACATGGCTGACAACCCTCCTGTGCCATTCAGCTTCCTCAGTGAGGCTGTGTGGATCAAG CCAGAAGATCAGCTCTCATGCTACCGGACTCTCACCAATGCCAAAGTGGACCAAATCATCCACAATAACCTTCACCTGAACAGCCATGTACGGGAGACAACAAGAGGGCCCCG ATACTGTCCCTCGCTTGAATCCAAAGTTCTGCGCTTTCCAAACCGCATTCATCAGCTGTGGCTGGAGCCTGAGGGTCTGGATTCCAACATCATCTACCCCCAAGGGATGTCAATGACTCTGCCACCAGAGCTCCAGGAGCAGGTCATTGCGTGCATCCGTGGCTTGGAGAAAGCCAAGATGGTGCAGCCAG GCTATGGGGTTCAGTATGACTTTCTGGACCCCCGTCAGCTCAGTGCTTCCCTTGAGTCCCGTCTTGTTCAGCGACTCTTCTTTGCAGGACAGATAAATGGCACCACAGGCTATGAAGAAGCTGCAGCCCAG GGAGTGATTGCTGGGATCAACGCTGGCCTGCGTGTCAGTGGCAAGCCCCCTTTCATCATTAGCCGCACAGAGGGCTACATCGGAGTCTTGATTGATGACCTCACCACCCTGGGCACCAACGAACCATACCGCATGTTCACCAGCCGAGTGGAATTCCGCATGTCTCTACGGCCCGACAACGCAGACAGCAGGCTCACCCTCCGAG GTTTTGAGGAAGCTGGCTGTGTGTCCCAACAGCGATATGCACAGACATCTCGGCTGAAGGCTGCGTTAGAGGAGGCAATAGCAGTGCTAAAATCTCTTCAGTTCACCACCACCAAATGGTCCAGGCTGGTTCCAGAGGCTCCCATAAGCACCAGTCGAAGCTCACTTACCAG TGCCCTTGACATCCTTCAATATCCAGAGGTCACTATGGAGCTTTTGGCAAGAGCTATCCCAGAGCCCCTGAGAAAGTTTGCTGAATGGAGAGAACTGGCAGAGAGGCTGAAAATAGAAG CTGTTTATGAGTGGCATGtagccagccagcagcaggaaaTAGAGGAAGTACGTCGAGATGAAGCTCTCCAGCTGCCAGAGGACCTAGATTACTTTGCCATTGATGCATCGTTGTCCAAGGAAGTGCGAGAGAAACTAGACTCCAACCGCCCCCAGACG ATCGGAGCAGTCAGCCGCATTCCTGGAATTACACCAGCCGCCATCGTTAACCTGCTGAGATTTGTGAAGACCAATCAGCAAAGGACAGAGCACATAAAGCACTCTAGGATTGGCAGAGCCTCACCAGAGGGAAATACATTTGGGAAGAGTACATTTCAGAGCTCAAGCTTGAGCTGTGCTTCATGA
- the EEF1A1 gene encoding elongation factor 1-alpha 1, with protein MGKEKTHINIVVIGHVDSGKSTTTGHLIYKCGGIDKRTIEKFEKEAAEMGKGSFKYAWVLDKLKAERERGITIDISLWKFETSKYYVTIIDAPGHRDFIKNMITGTSQADCAVLIVAAGVGEFEAGISKNGQTREHALLAYTLGVKQLIVGVNKMDSTEPPYSQKRYEEIVKEVSTYIKKIGYNPDTVAFVPISGWNGDNMLEPSTNMPWFKGWKVTRKDGNASGTTLLEALDSILPPTRPTDKPLRLPLQDVYKIGGIGTVPVGRVETGILKPGMVVTFAPVNVTTEVKSVEMHHEALSEALPGDNVGFNVKNVSVKDVRRGNVAGDSKNDPPMEAAGFTAQVIILNHPGQISAGYAPVLDCHTAHIACKFAELKEKIDRRSGKKLEDGPKFLKSGDAAIVDMVPGKPMCVESFSDYPPLGRFAVRDMRQTVAVGVIKAVDKKAAGAGKVTKSAQKAQKAK; from the exons ATGGGCAAGGAGAAAACCCACATCAACATCGTCGTCATCGGCCATGTCGACTCCGGCAAGTCCACCACCACCGGGCACCTCATCTACAAGTGCGGGGGCATCGACAAGCGGACCATCGAGAAGTTCGAGAAGGAAGCTGCGGAG ATGGGCAAAGGTTCCTTCAAATATGCCTGGGTTTTGGACAAGCTGAAGGCTGAGCGTGAGCGTGGTATCACAATTGATATTTCTTTGTGGAAATTTGAAACAAGCAAGTACTATGTCACCATCATTGATGCTCCTGGACACAGAGATTTCATCAAAAACATGATTACTGGCACCTCCCAA GCTGACTGTGCTGTCCTTATTGTTGCTGCTGGTGTTGGTGAGTTTGAAGCTGGTATCTCCAAGAATGGGCAGACTCGTGAACATGCCCTTCTGGCCTACACACTGGGTGTAAAACAGCTGATCGTTGGTGTGAACAAGATGGATTCCACTGAGCCACCGTACAGCCAGAAGAGATATGAAGAAATTGTCAAAGAAGTCAGCACTTACATTAAGAAAATTGGCTACAATCCAGACACTGTAGCTTTTGTGCCAATTTCTGGTTGGAATGGAGACAATATGTTGGAGCCTAGCACTAAC ATGCCCTGGTTTAAGGGATGGAAGGTTACCCGTAAGGATGGCAATGCCAGTGGAACTACCCTGCTAGAAGCTTTGGATAGTATACTGCCACCAACTCGTCCAACTGACAAGCCTCTGCGTTTGCCTCTGCAAGATGTCTACAAAATTGGTG gtaTTGGTACTGTTCCAGTTGGTCGTGTGGAAACTGGCATCCTGAAGCCAGGCATGGTAGTAACATTCGCCCCTGTCAACGTAACAACTGAAGTAAAATCTGTTGAGATGCATCATGAAGCTTTGAGTGAAGCTCTGCCTGGTGACAACGTTGGCTTCAATGTCAAGAACGTGTCTGTGAAAGACGTTCGCCGTGGTAATGTTGCTGGTGACAGTAAGAATGACCccccaatggaagctgctggctTCACTGCCCAG GTCATCATCCTGAACCACCCAGGCCAAATTAGTGCTGGTTATGCCCCTGTGTTGGATTGCCACACTGCTCACATTGCTTGCAAGTTTGCTGAACTGAAAGAGAAGATTGATCGTCGTTCTGGTAAGAAATTGGAAGATGGTCCTAAATTCCTGAAATCTGGAGATGCTGCCATCGTTGACATGGTCCCAGGCAAACCCATGTGTGTCGAGAGCTTCTCGGACTACCCTCCTCTGG GTCGTTTTGCTGTGCGTGACATGAGACAGACTGTTGCTGTTGGTGTCATCAAGGCAGTTGATAAGAAAGCTGCTGGAGCTGGCAAGGTCACAAAGTCCGCCCAGAAGGCTCAGAAGGCTAAATGA